In Poecile atricapillus isolate bPoeAtr1 chromosome 22, bPoeAtr1.hap1, whole genome shotgun sequence, a genomic segment contains:
- the CLCN6 gene encoding H(+)/Cl(-) exchange transporter 6 yields MARCGCGAGLCCCCCGERESRTPEELTILGETHEEEDEILPRKDYESLDYDRCINDPYLEILESMDNKKAQRYEAVKWVLVFAIGVCTGLVGLFVDFFVRLFTQLKFQVVQSSVEECTEKGCLALSLLELLGFNLTFVFLASLLVLIQPVAAGSGIPEIKCYLNGVKVPGVVRLRTVVCKATGVLFSVAGGLFVGKEGPMIHSGAVVGAGLPQFQSISLRKIQFNFPYFRSDRDKRDFVSAGAAAGVAAAFGAPIGGTLFSLEEGSSFWNQGLTWKVLFCSMAATFTLNFFRSGIQFGSWGAFQLPGLLNFGEFKCSESDKKCHLWTAVDLGFFILMGIVGGLLGATFNCLNKRLAKYRMRNVHPKPKLVRVLESLLVSLTTTVTVFVASMVLGECRQMSSSRHSGNDTLSLQDISEDVNSSIKTFFCPNETYNDMATLFFNPQESAILQLFHQDGTFSPVTLSLFFLLYFLLSCWTYGISVPSGLFVPSLLCGAAFGRLVANLLKSYIGLDHIYSGTFALIGAAAFLGGVVRMTISLTVILIESTNEITYGLPIMITLMVAKWTGDFFNKGIYDIHVNLRGVPLLEWETEVEMDKLRASDIMEPNLTYVYPHTRIQSLVSILRTTVHHAFPVVTENRGNEREFMKGNQLISNNIKFKKSSILTRAGEQRKRSQSMKSYPSSELRNMCDEHIATEEPPEKEDLLQQMLERRYTPYPNLYPDQSPSEEWTMEERFRPLTFHGLILRSQLVTLLDRGVCYSESQSSASQPRLSHAEMSEDYPRYPDIHDLDLTLLNPRMIVDVTPYMNPSPFTVSPNTHVSQVFNLFRTMGLRHLPVVNAVGEVVGIITRHNLTHEFLQARLRQHYQTI; encoded by the exons ATGGCGCGATGCGGGTGTGGGGccgggctgtgctgctgctgctgcggcgAGCGGGAGAGCCGCACCCCCGAGGAGCTG ACGATCCTAGGAGAAACTCATGAAGAGGAGGATGAGATCCTTCCACGCAAAGACTATGAG AGCCTGGATTATGATCGCTGTATCAATGACCCCTACTTGGAAATTTTGGAGAGCATGGACAACAAG AAAGCCCAGAGATATGAAGCAGTGAAGTGGGTGCTGGTTTTTGCTATTGGAGTCTGTACAGGACTG GTGGGCCTCTTTGTGGATTTCTTTGTGCGGCTCTTTACCCAGCTCAAGTTTCAGGTGGTACAGAGCT CGGTGGAGGAATGCACTGAGAAAGGCTGCCTTGCACTGTCCTtgttggagctgctggggttCAACCTgacctttgtttttcttgccaGTCTTCTTGTCCTGATCCAA CCTGTAGCAGCTGGGtcaggaattcctgaaattAAGTGCTACCTCAATGGAGTGAAGGTTCCAGGGGTTGTGCGTCTGCGGACAGTGGTGTGCAAAGCTACAGGAGTGCTCTTCAGTGTGGCAGGAG GTCTTTTTGTCGGGAAGGAGGGTCCAATGATTCACAGCGGTGCTGTTGTGGGTGCAGGCTTGCCACAG TTCCAGAGCATCTCTTTGAGGAAGATCCAGTTTAACTTTCCCTATTTCCGAAGTGACAG GGATAAAAGGGATTTTGtatctgctggagcagctgcaggggttGCAGCTGCCTTTGGAGCCCCAATTGGAGGCACTCTTTTTAGTCTGGAAGAGGGTTCCTCCTTCTGGAACCAGGGACTTACATGGAAAGTG CTTTTCTGTTCCATGGCTGCCACCTTCACCCTAAATTTTTTCCGCTCTGGGATTCAGTTTGGAAGCTGGGGGGCTttccagctccctgggctgctgaACTTCGGGGAATTCAAG TGCTCTGAGTCTGATAAGAAATGCCACCTCTGGACAGCTGTGGACTTGGGCTTCTTCATTCTGATGGGGATTGTAGGAGGCCTTCTTGGAGCCACCTTTAACTGCCTGAACAAGAGACTTGCCAAGTACCGCATGCGCAATGTTCATCCCAAGCCAAAGCTGGTCAG AGTCTTGGAGAGCTTGCTTGTGTCACTGACCACCACCGTCACGGTCTTTGTAGCCTCCATGGTTCTGGGGGAATGCCGGCAGATGTCTTCCAGCAGGCACAGTGGCAATGACACCCTGAGCCTGCAG GATATATCAGAGGATGTGAATTCAAGcatcaaaacttttttttgccCAAATGAAACGTACAATGACATGGCCACACTCTTCTTCAACCCTCAAGAGTCAGCTatcctgcagcttttccacCAGGACG GTACTTTCAGCCCAGTCACCCTATCCCTGTTCTTCCTTCTCTATTTCTTACTCTCCTGCTGGACATATGGGATCTCTGTGCCCAGTGGTCTGTTTGTACCATCACTGCTTTGTGGGGCTGCCTTCGGACGCCTGGTCGCCAACCTCCTCAAAAG CTACATTGGCCTGGATCACATCTACTCAGGAACCTTTGCACTGATCGGGGCAGCAGCATTCCTGGGAGGAGTGGTCCGCATGACCATCAGCCTGACTGTCATCCTCATCGAGTCCACCAACGAGATCACCTATGGGCTCCCCATAATGATCACCCTCATG GTAGCCAAGTGGACAGGAGACTTTTTCAACAAAGGCATCTATGACATCCATGTGAATTTGCGAGGAGTGCCTCTTCTGGAGTGGGAAACAGAGGTGGAAATGGATAA aCTACGAGCCAGTGACATCATGGAACCCAACTTGACGTATGTGTACCCACACACCCGGATCCAGTCCCTCGTTAGCATCCTGCGCACGACTGTCCATCATGCCTTCCCTGTGGTGACAGAGAATCGGGGCAATGAGAGGGAGTTCATGAAGGGAAATCAGCTGATAAGTAACAACATCAAATTCAAG AAATCCAGCATCCTCACCCGAGCTGGAGAGCAGCGCAAGCGTAGCCAGTCCATGAAATCCTACCCTTCGAGTGAGCTGAGGAACATGTGTGATGAGCACATAGCAACAGAGGAGCCTCCTGAAAAGGAGGATCTGCTGCAACAGATGCTGGAGAGAAG ATACACTCCTTACCCCAACCTGTACCCTGACCAGTCTCCCAGTGAGGAGTGGACCATGGAGGAACGCTTCAGACCCTTGACCTTTCATGGCTTGATCTTGCGCTCACAGCTGGTCACCCTTCTTGACCGGGGGGTTTGCTACTCCGAGAGCCAGTCG AGTGCAAGTCAGCCCCGTCTGTCCCACGCAGAGATGTCAGAGGATTATCCCCGCTATCCAGATATCCATGATCTGGACCTCACATTGCTGAACCCTCGTATGATAGTG gaTGTCACCCCATACATGAACCCATCACCCTTTACTGTCTCTCCAAATACTCATGTGTCACAAGTCTTCAATCTGTTCAGGACAATGGGACTCAGGCATTTACCGGTTGTGAATGCAGTTGGAGAG GTTGTTGGGATAATCACTCGGCACAACCTGACCCATGAATTCCTGCAGGCAAGACTGAGACAACACTATCAGACCATTTGA